The following is a genomic window from Sphingomonas sinipercae.
GCCATGGTTGGTCATCAGGTGACGCTTGAGCATCTTCTGCTTTTTGCCGTCTTCGAGACAGACGATATAATCCGGCTTGATCGAGGCCCGGACGGACACCTTCGGCTCCTGCTTTTCTTCCGGAGCGTTCTGGCGGCCAGAAATAGTGTTTAACGCCTGGTGCACGTTTTGAATCAGGTTCGGCAGGTCGTTGACGGCGACGCTGTTATTGCTGACGTGCGCTGCGACGATATCGGCGGTCAGTTCAAGCAGCATGTCTTCCATCGGTTCAGTATCGGCCATGTCAATTTTCTTTCGGTTCCGAGCAAAGCGTTGCAAGCGCAACGCACCGCAGAACTTTTAGTCCGCGCGGGGATGTATAAGCAACAGTAACTTGCCGCCCTATACTTTCGTTAGTCCGCCAGCGAGAAGGTCAGGGCGTCGTACTGCATCCCGTCCAAGCCGCGGTAATATTTGTGCCTTCGCCCGACCGCGGAAAATCCGGACTGTTCGTATAGCCGGATCGCGGGATTGCCGTCGCGAACTTCCAAATGCACTCTGTTCGCCCCGTTTTGCTTCGCGTCTTCAATGAAGTGATCGAGCAAGCGCCGCCCAATTCCCTGCCGCTGAGCGGCGCCGGCGACTCCCAGCAGCAGCAGCTCGGCATCGCCGACCACCGTCCGATACAAAGAAAACCCGAGCGGATCCCCGGTTCGGTCATGCTCCGCCAGGATTAGCCGGACGCCCGCCATCGGCAGGATTCCGGCGCATTGCGAGCGGGTCCAGGCCTCGCCGAAATTGGGGTCGAAGGCGCTGGCCATGACCGTCATGACGTCATCGAGACGCTTGGCGTCGACCGCGACCAGGTTGCAGCTCATGCGGCGCTTTTCACCTTGGCGTCGGGCGCGCGGGCGTAGATCGGTGCCGGCTCCACTGCCCTGAGGCCGGGGGGTAGCCGGAGCGCGTCCCTTGCCGATGGCAGGATGTCCAGCGCTTCCCCCCAGCCGCGCGCGTCGATCAAAATCGAGGCCGCCGGTCCGACCACCAGCGCCGCGTCGACCGAGCGCGCAGCCGCTTCGGGCGGAAGGTTGAGCAGTTCCGTCACAGGAGAAAGGTCCGCGCCGAATTGCTGGACGAACAGCTCCCCGTGTCCGCCGAGCATTGCCGAGGCGACGGCTTCCTTGCTGCGTGCCGAAGCCGCCAGCAGCGCAAGGGATGACATTCCGGCCACATCGGCGCCCCAGCCGATCGCCAGCCCATGAGCAGCCGCGACGGCGACGCGAATGCCGGTGAAACTACCCGGCCCGACTCCAACGACGATCGAAGTGGGGCGGCGACCGTTGAGAAGGCCTTCGAGCATCGGCACCAGCCGCTCGGCATGGCCGCGGCCAATGACCTCGTCACGATGATCGAGGCATTCGCCATCGTCGCCAAACAGGGCAGCGGTGCACGCCGCGGTCGAGGTGTCGAACGCAAGAAGCATCGGCCGGATAGTGGTCACATGCGACGGCACCGGGCAACCCCCCAGGCTCAAACCGCTTCGACGGACTCCACTTCGGGGACGTAGTGCTTGATCAGCCCTTCGATCCCGCGCTTCAGCGTGATGGCGGACGATGGGCATCCGGCGCACGCGCCCTGCATGGCCAGGTACAGTCTCCCGTCCTTGTAACCGCGATAGACGATGTCGCCGCCGTCCTGCGCGACCGCCGGGCGGACGCGGGTTTCGATCAATTCCTTAATCTGCTCGATGATGTCGGCGTCGGCCGGGTCGTCGTCCATCCCCACGTCGTCGGCGATGTGAATTCCCGCCGCAGATCCGGGAGTGAACAGCGGCGCGCCGCTGACGAAATGGTCGAGCAGGGTTTCGACGACCAGCGGCTCAAGGTCGGTCCACGACAGTCCCGGGGTCGCAGTGACCGAGACGAAATCGCGGCCGAAGAACACGCCTTCGACCATGCCGCTTTCGAACAAGGCGCTGGCGAGCGGTGACGCCTTGGCGCTCTCCGCGTCCGGAAAATCGCGCGTGCCGGCTTCCATGACCGTCTGGTCGGGAAGGAATTTGCGCGTCGACGGGTTTGGCGTTTGTTCGGTGCGGATCAGCATGGGGGCGATGTGGCCCCGCGGCGAGGGGGTATCAACCCCCGAACGGCGGTGCGCCGCCAACGATCCAGCGGGTGATCGCGATCGCTGCGGCAAGGCATAGAAGTGCGGCCCACCATTTGCCGGGGCGCATGCCTTCGAAACCTTGGGCCCCCGCGCGGCCGGTGATCATTGGCGAGATCAGGTCTTTGCGCCTGACCAGCCGGTAATAAGCGAGCGCCGCCAGATGGAGGACGATCAACCCCAACAGCACGTAGAAAAAGCTCTCATGCAGGTCGGTGGCTTGTTCCGACAGGTCGAGCCCGACGAGATCGGCTAGCGGGCCGGCCACTAATCCGTCCTCGTCCTGGGACACGAGGCCAAGTCCCACCTGCACCGCAACGGCAAGAAGCATTGCGACGACGCTGAGGGCGCCGAGCGGACTATGGCCGATGCCGCGCCACTCGCCGCGCAGATAAGCGAAGACCGAGGCCGGGCCACGAACGAAGCTGGCAAAGCGCGCCGTCGAACTGCCGAAAAATCCCCAAAGGATGCGAAACAGCAGCAAGGTCAGGATGCCGAATCCCGACCACAGGTGCCAGTCGCCGTGATGGTTTTCCGCCGACCACCAACTGAATGCGATCAGGCCGGCAAGCAGCCAGTGAAACAGGCGTATTGGGACATCCCAAACGCGCTGCTTTTCCGTCACGTCAGTCGTGCCCCTTGGCGCGATAGGGGTCGTGGCAGGCCGAGCAGGTCTTGCCGAGGTTGCCGAACGCCGCCTTGCTGGCAGCGATGTCGCCCTTCTGCGCGGCGGCGTTGAGCGTCCGCGCGGCGCCCTCAAAGGCACGCGCCTTGGCTGCAAAATCGGCCGGCTTCTGCCAGATTTCGGCCTTGCCCCGGGTCTTGCCGACATCGGGCCCCGTGCCGGGCGGGTACCAACCACCCACCTTTGGGGCGAGGGCGTCGATCGTCGCGGCGGAAGCCTTGACCGCGGCCAAGTCCGGGCTGCTGCCCCCAAGCTGGGTGCGAAGGGCCTTGGTCGCCTTGCCGATCTTCTCCATGCCCTCGTGCCGCTCGAGCATCAGCGTCTTGGCGCGTGCCGAGTCGACCGGTTTGCCCAGCGGGGATGCTTGCTCGGCCCGCGCTTCAGCGGACATCAGCAACTGGTTGTCAGGCTGGTCCGCGGTCTCCTGGCCCTTGCAGCTGGCGAGGAGCGCGAAAGCGGCGAGACCGGCAAGCATCTGGATACGCATTGGCAACTCCCTCACTGATGGTCGGTGACCTTCCAGCTGTCGTCGATCATCTTGATCAATGCCGAAAAATCCTTCGAACCGCCGCCGCGTTCCACGAAGCGCTGGTACAGTTCCTCGGCCTCGCCGCCCATCGGCGTATAGGCGCCCGACTGCTGCGCGGCTTCCATCGCCAGCTTCAAGTCCTTGAGCATAAGCGCGGCCGCGAAGCCGCCCTCATAGTCGCGGTCGGCCGGCGTCTCGGGGCCAACACCGGGGACAGGGCAATAGGACGTCATCGACCAGCATTGGCCGGACGCCTTCGACGAAATGTCGAAAAAGGTCTGTGGATCGAGCCCAAGCTTTTGCGCCAGGACGAACGTCTCGCAGGTTGCGGCCATGCTCGCGCCCAAGAGCATGTTGTTGCAAATCTTCGCGGCCTGGCCCGCGCCTGGTCCGCCGGCGTGGATGACCGCCTTGCCCATCTTCTCGAGAATTTCGCGGGCGCGCCGGAAGCCTTCTTCCGAGCCGCCGACCATGAAGGTCAGGGTGCCGCCCTCAGCAGCGGCAATGCCACCGGAAACGGGCGCGTCGACCATCGTGTAGCCTTGCGCCGACGCCTGCTCCTCGACCTCGCGAGCGGTCGCGATGTCGATGGTCGAGCAGTCGATCAGCAGCGCGCTGGTGGGCGCCTTGCCGAACACCTGGTCGCGATAGACCTGGGCGACATGCTTGCCCGCGGGGAGCATGGTGACGACCGCTTCGGCGCCTTCGCAGGCGGCATCCGCGGACGACGCCTGTTTACAGCCGCGCTCGACGGCGCGGGTCAGCGCATCCTGGCTGAGGTCGAACGCCTGTACGTCATGTCCGGCCTTGGCGAGGTTCGCGGCCATCCCGCCGCCCATGTTGCCCAAGCCGATGAATGCGATCTTGGCCATTTTCACTCCATGTTCCCCGGCGAAGGCCGGGGTCCAGTCCAAAATAAGAAACGGCGCAAAGCGCCGCCTGGGCCCCGGCCTTCGCCGGGGAACCGACTATTTACCCTTCCACTCACCCGGACGCTTCTCGACGAAGGCCGCCATGCCTTCCTTCTGGTCTTCGGTCCCGAACAGACCGTGGAACAGGCGGCGTTCGAAGCGGATGCCTTGCGCGAGCGGCAGTTCGAGCGCGGTATTGACCATTTCCTTGGTGGCGATGGCGGCGAGCGGCGGCATTGCGGCAATCGCCTCGGCGGTCTTCATCGCCTCGTCGAGGAGTTGATCGGCGGGCACGACCTTCGCGACGAGGCCGGAGCGCTCGGCTTCCTCTGCCCCCATCATCCGGCCGGTCAGGCACATTTCCATCGCCTTGGCCTTGCCGATCGCCAGCGTGAGCCGCTGCGATCCGCCCATGCCGGGAGTCACGCCGAGCTTGATTTCCGGCTGGCCGAACTTGGCGCTGTCGGCGGCGATGATGAAATCCGCCATCATCGCCACTTCGCAGCCGCCGCCGAGCGCGTAGCCGGACACCGCCGCGATCCACGGCTTGCGAGTGGCGGTGACCTGCTCCCAGCCGGCGAAGAAGTTGGACGAATACATGTCCGCGAAACCCTGGCTCGACATCTCCTTGATGTCGGCGCCGGCGGCGAATGCCTTTTCGGAGCCGGTCAGGACCAGGCAGCGCTGCGCCGGGTCGGCGTCGTAAGCTTGGAAGGCTTCCGTCAGTTCCTTCAGCACTTCGCTGTTCAGCGCGTTCAGCGCCTGCGGACGATTGAGCGTCACTAGCGTGACGGCACCGCGCCGTTCGACCAGGATCGTATTGTAGTCGCTCATACTTCGGTCTCCGGGAATGGGGTCCAGCGCTCGCCCGGGGGCAGCGGTGCGAACAGCGCCTCGACCATGCCATCGTCGACCTCGGCCGGGATCGGCGGATCCCACTGCGGTTCGTTGTCCTTGTCGATCAACAGGGCGCGGACGCCTTCGCGGAAATCGTGAGTCTGCACGACATTGGCGGCCAGCGCATATTCCGCCTCCATCTCGTCAGCGAAGCTGGCGCGGTCGGCGCCTTCCGCCAGCAGGCGGAGCGAGACCTTGCAGGACAGTGGGCTTTTCGTCCCGAGCGTCGCGCGTTCCGTCTTTGCCCAGTCGCTTTCCTCCGCCTCAAGCCCGGCGAGGATTTCCTCATAGTCGTCGGACGCAAACAGCCGGGCGATCTGCGCCAAATTGGCCTCGATCTTGCCATCGGGCGCGGTGGCCGACGCGCCACCGAGCGTTCCCTTCACCCGCGCCGGCGCCTTCACGATGCGGTCGACCAATTCCTCGATCGAGGCGCTCGGCACATAGTGGGTGGCTAGACCGAGGTAGAGGCATTCGGCGCCATCCAGCCGCGCGCCGGTCAGCGCCATGAACTGCCCGACCCGGCCGGGAAGGCGCGACAGATACCAGCCGCCGCCGACGTCGGGGAACAGCCCGATGCCAGTTTCCGGCATGGCGAAGCGGGTGTTCTCGGTCGCCACGCGATAGGTGCAGGGCTGCGAAATGCCGACGCCGCCGCCCATGGTGATGCCATCCATGATCGCGACGGTCGGCTTGGGATAGGTGAATAGCAGGTGATTGAGCCGATATTCGGCGAAGAAGAAGTCGCGGGCCTTGGACGCATCGCCGGCGCCGCTCTTGGCCAGCATGACGACGTCGCCGCCGGCGCAAAAGCCGCGGCCCTCGGCATGATCGATTAGGACGGCCGTGATGTCCGGGTCGCTCCGCCAGCGAAGCAGCGCCGTCGACATCGCGTCGCACATCTCCGTGGTCAGCGCGTGGATCGCCTTTGGTCGGTTGAGCCGGATCCGGCCGACGCCGCCGTCGCGGCGGACAATGATGTCGTCGGTCACTGGCGGAGCAGGTCGCGGCTGACGATCACGCGCATGATCTGGTTGGTGCCTTCGAGAATCGAATGGACGCGAAGGTCGCGCCAGAATCGTTCGATCGGATAATCCATCAGATAGCCGTAGCCACCGTGCAGCTGAAGCGCGCGGTCGACGACGGAGGAGCCGGTGTCGGTCGCGAGGCGCTTGGCCATGGCCGCGAAGCGAGTCTTGTCCGGCGCGTTGGCGGTGACCTTCGCCGCAGCGACATAGAGCAGGTAGCGCGCCGCCTGAAGCTCGGTCTCCATGTCGGCGAGCGTGAATTGGGTCGCCTGGAAATCGGCGATGGCGGTGCCGAACTGCTTGCGGTCCTTCGTGTAAGCTATTGCCTCGTCAAGGCAGCGCTGGGCGCCGCCAAGCGAGCAGGCGCCGATGTTCAGGCGGCCGCCGTCCAGGCCCATCATCGCGATGCGGAAGCCTTCGCCTTCACCGCCGACGCGGTTCGCGACCGGCACCCGGACCTCGTCGAAATTGACCTGCGCCGTCGGTTGCGAATGCCAGCCGAGCTTCTTCTCCTGCGCGCCGAAGCTAACGCCCTTCATGTCTTTTTCGATGACCAGCGCGGTGATGCCCTTGGGGCCCTCCTCGCCGGTGCGCACCATGGTGACGTAAATCTCGTTCTCGCCGCCGCCGGAGATGAACGCCTTGGAGCCGCTGACGACATAATGGTCGCCATCCAGGACCGCCTTGGTTTTAAGCGCGGCAGCGTCGGAACCGGAGGACGGCTCCGTCAGGCAATAGCTGCCGATCCGTTCCATCGTGATCATCGACGGCAGATACTTTTGCTTGACCTCGGCCGAGCCGAAGCGGTCGATCATCCACGACGCCATGTTGTGGATCGAGATGAAGGCGCTGGTGGACGGACAGCCGTAGGCCATCGCTTCCATGATCAGCGCGGCTTCGAGCCGGCCGAGGCCGATGCCGCCGCTTTCTTCCGAGACATAGATCGCACCGAAGCCGAGTTCAGCGGCTTCGCGGATTGTATCGCGAGGGAAGGTGTGCTTCTCGTCCCACTCGGCGGCGAATGGCGAGATGGCATCCGCCGTGAACTTGCGTGCCATCTCCTGGATCTGGAGCTGGTCCTCGGTGAGTTCGAACTGGTGCGCGTTGGAGTCCATGGGCGCGGCCTCTAACCCGCGCTCTCCTCCTCAAGCAATCCTTCTGACCGCAGCACTGTACGAACGGAAGGCCGTTCGAGCATACGCTGGCGGAACGCTTGGATGTTCGGCCACTTGGCAAGTCCGTCGAGCATCTTTTCGGCCCAGCCGCTGATGACGAACAGGTAAGCGTCCGGAAGCGTTAGCGTTTCGCCGAGGAGGAACGGGCCCTCGCCAAGCTGGGCATCGACGTAATCCAGCCGCTGCGAAACGGTCTTCCTGGCGAAAGCCTTCACTTCCTCGGTGGCATCAGGCTTGAAGATCGGCGCGAAATTCTTGTGCAGCTCGGTGGTGATGTAGTCGAGCCATTCGAGCACGCGATAGCGGCGAAATTCACCGAAGGGCGGCAGCAGGTCGAAGCTCGAGCGGTCGCCAAGATATTGCAGGATGACGGCGTTTTCGGTCAGCACTTCGCCATTATCGAGCTCGAGCGCCGGGACTGAGCCTTTCGGATTGATCTTCGTATAGTCCGAGCCGTCCTCAAGGGTCTTGTCGCTCAGGTTGGCTCGCACGGCATCATGGCTCAGGCCGGTTTCATGGAGGATGATGTGCGGCGCCTGGCTGCAGGCACCTGGCGAATAATAGAGTTTCATGAAATCCTCCTCAGCCGGCGCAGCGCTTGTAGACCAGTTTTGAATTACCCGGGCTGTCGACGCGCGTCAGCGTGTCGCCGGCGACGCTCCACGACATGGTCGTCGTCCATTCCTGCCCCTCGCCGGTGAATGCGAAGTCGCCTTCGACCGCACTATCACTCCTGCTGCGGAGCGTCACCGGCCGGGCCCGGGATTCGTAGAAGCGTATCGAATTTTCGCCGATCGTCACGAGCCCCTTGGCGTCACCGCGGGTCGAGGTGCAGTCGGCCGGCACAAGCCCCCAGCGGCCATGCAGTGCTGCCGGAATCGATAGGGTTGGCGCGTCGGACTTGTCCGCAGGGCGTGTCGGTCCGCTGGCGACCTCTGTCGTAAGGTCGCCTTCTGGCGGCGCGACAGTGTCGTCCGGGGGCAGCACGTCGATTTCGGCTGACGCCGCTGCGCCGTTGGCCGCATTATCGACGGTCCCCGGCTCCTGGCCGCAGGCGGCGAGGGTGGCGATGAAGCCCAGGAGAAATAGGTTGCGCATGGCGACCTAAACTCCCGAGCCGCAGATTGGTCGCTTATCCCATCGTCGGGATGATGAACGCGTCCTTGTTGCCGGCTTCGACGAAGCCATCGGGCCAGCGCTGGGTGACGACCTTGGTCTTGGTCCAGAATCGGACGCCTTCCATGCCGTACTGGTTGATGTCCCCGAAGCCGGAACGCTTCCACCCGCCGAAGCTGTGGTAGCTGACCGGCACCGGGATGGGCACGTTGACCCCGACCATGCCGACATTGACCCGGCTGACGAATTCGCGCGCGGCGTGGCCGTTGCGGGTGAAGATGGCGACGCCGTTGCCGAAATCATGCTCGGACGGCAGCCGCACCGCTTCATCGAAATCGCGGGCTCGGACCATCTGCAGCACCGGTCCGAAAATCTCGTCCTGATAGGATTTGGACGTCGGCTTGACGTGATCGAAGAAGGTCGGGCCGATGAAGAAGCCCTCTTCATTGCCCTGCAGCCTGAAGCCGCGGCCGTCGACGACGAGTTCGGCCCCTTCGTCGATGCCCATCTGGATGTAGCTCTCGATCCGCTCCTTGTGAGCCTTGCTGACGACCGGGCCGTAATGGGCGTCCGGATCGGTCGAAACGCCAACCCGAAGGGCCTCGATCGCGGGGATCAGTTTTTCGCGGAGGCGGTCGGCCGTTTCGTCGCCGACTGGAACGACCACCGGCAGCGCCATGCAGCGCTCGCCGGCCGAGCCGAAGGCGGCACCAGTGAGATCGGCGACGACCTGGTCGAGATCGGCGTCGGGCATGACGATGCCATGGTTCTTGGCCCCGCCGAACGCCTGCACGCGCTTCCCGTTGGCGGTCCCGCGGGCGTAAATATATTGGGCGATGTCGGACGATCCGACGAAGCTGATCGCCTTGACGTCCTCATGGTCGAGAATGGCATCGACCATCGCCTTGTCGCCGTGAACGACGTTGAGGATGCCGTCGGGAAGACCGGCTTCCTTCATCAGCTCGGCCAGGCGCACCGGGACCGACGGGTCGCGTTCGGACGGCTTGAGGATGAAGGCGTTGCCGCAGGCGATGGCCATGCCGAACATCCACATCGGGATCATCGCCGGGAAATTGAACGGCGTGATGCCGGCACAGATGCCGAGCGGCTGGCGAAGCGAATAGACGTCGATCCCCGGTCCCGCGCCCTGGGTGTATTCGCCCTTCAAGGCTTGCGGAATGCCGCAGGCGAACTCGATCACTTCAAGCCCGCGCTGAACGTCGCCCCTGGCGTCCGCAACGACCTTGCCATGCTCGCTTGCAAGAAGCTCGGCGAGCTCGTCCATGTTCGCTTCGATCAGTTCCTTATAGTTGAACATGACGCGGGCGCGGCGCTGCGGATTTGTCGCTGCCCAGGCCGGCTGCGCAGCTTTCGCGGCATCGATCGCCCGTTGCAGGTCTTGGGCTGTGCCGAGGCGCACCCGCGCCTGGACGCTGCCCTGATTGGGGTCGAACACGTCTCCCGTCCGATCGCCGGAGGAATAGCTTTCGCCGCCGATGAAATGGTCGATGTCACGCAACATGGCTTCGCGTCCTAAGAGTCGTTTGGGGTTAGGCGCGCACTAACCCCGCGACGACACGAACGCCAGTTGCGGCTTCACTTATCCTTGGCGAGCTTGGCTCGATAGGCGTCGAGGCTGATCGGGCGGCCGAGGAAGTCGGCGACCAGGTCCGCAGCGGGCCTCGTCCCGCCCGGCGCGAGCACCAGCCGGCGGTAGCGGTCGGCGGTGGCGGCGTCTTGCAATCCCCGGCGCTCGAACTCCGTGAACAGGTCGTCGGCAATCACCACCGACCAGCGGTACGTGTAATAAGCAGCGCCATAGCCGCCGAGGTGGCTGAAGCTATCCTGCATCTGCGCAAACGCCGGCATCGCCAGCGTGTCGTATTTTGCAGACGCGGCACGAGCAGCCGCGCCCAGGTCTTCAGGCGCGGGGCGGAGATAATATTGCAGTGCGATGTTGGTCAGCGCGAGCTGGCGCATGTCGCCCATGCCAAGATCGAAGTAGCGCGCGTTGTTCATCTTCTGGACGAGCTCGCGCGGGATCGGCTGGCCCGACGCATTGACTGCGAACGTCTTCAACGTGTCGTAGTCGTAGACCCAATTCTCGAGCATTTGCGACGGCGCTTCGACGAAGTCCCACTCGGTCGCCACTCCGCTCTGCCCGGCCCAACGCGGGGTCTGGCCGCCGAAGATGTAGTGCAGCAAGTGCCCATATTCGTGGAGAAACGTTTCGACATCGCGATGCTCCATCAGGCCCGTGGAATGGTCGCCGGCCGGAAGGTTCATGACCAGCGCCGCGATAGGAGTCTGCCTGCTTGTGCCGAGCCGGATTGGGACCGCGTTGGCATGCTCGTACTTGCCGGGGCGCGGGTGCGAATCGAAATAGAAGCGGCCGATCAGCTTGCCGTCGTCGTACATCTCATAGGATTCGACCAACTTGTCCCATTTCGGGGTGTTCCATGGCCGAATATCGACTCCGAACATGCGCTCGGTCAGCTGCAGGATTCCGTCGCGGACGTTGTCGTATGCGAAGTAATTGCGCGCCTCCTGCCGGTCATAACCGTAGGATTGCTTCTGGACGAGGCGGCTGAGGTAGCTGTTGTCCCACGGCTCGATTTTCGTGGCGCCGGGCTGCGTCTGCTGAAGCAATGCAAGCTTCTTGGCATAGTCGCGGTCCGCCGCAGGCTTCGCAGCGGCCGCCATGTCGTCGATCAGCGCCTGCACTTTCGCGGGCGTGTTGAGCATCCGGTCTTCGAAGTTGAGCGTCGCATAGTTCGGCCGGCCGACGAGTTTGGCGAACTCGTCGCGCGTGTTG
Proteins encoded in this region:
- a CDS encoding enoyl-CoA hydratase, which gives rise to MSDYNTILVERRGAVTLVTLNRPQALNALNSEVLKELTEAFQAYDADPAQRCLVLTGSEKAFAAGADIKEMSSQGFADMYSSNFFAGWEQVTATRKPWIAAVSGYALGGGCEVAMMADFIIAADSAKFGQPEIKLGVTPGMGGSQRLTLAIGKAKAMEMCLTGRMMGAEEAERSGLVAKVVPADQLLDEAMKTAEAIAAMPPLAAIATKEMVNTALELPLAQGIRFERRLFHGLFGTEDQKEGMAAFVEKRPGEWKGK
- the gstA gene encoding glutathione transferase GstA, with translation MKLYYSPGACSQAPHIILHETGLSHDAVRANLSDKTLEDGSDYTKINPKGSVPALELDNGEVLTENAVILQYLGDRSSFDLLPPFGEFRRYRVLEWLDYITTELHKNFAPIFKPDATEEVKAFARKTVSQRLDYVDAQLGEGPFLLGETLTLPDAYLFVISGWAEKMLDGLAKWPNIQAFRQRMLERPSVRTVLRSEGLLEEESAG
- a CDS encoding enoyl-CoA hydratase/isomerase family protein translates to MTDDIIVRRDGGVGRIRLNRPKAIHALTTEMCDAMSTALLRWRSDPDITAVLIDHAEGRGFCAGGDVVMLAKSGAGDASKARDFFFAEYRLNHLLFTYPKPTVAIMDGITMGGGVGISQPCTYRVATENTRFAMPETGIGLFPDVGGGWYLSRLPGRVGQFMALTGARLDGAECLYLGLATHYVPSASIEELVDRIVKAPARVKGTLGGASATAPDGKIEANLAQIARLFASDDYEEILAGLEAEESDWAKTERATLGTKSPLSCKVSLRLLAEGADRASFADEMEAEYALAANVVQTHDFREGVRALLIDKDNEPQWDPPIPAEVDDGMVEALFAPLPPGERWTPFPETEV
- a CDS encoding NifU family protein; this encodes MLIRTEQTPNPSTRKFLPDQTVMEAGTRDFPDAESAKASPLASALFESGMVEGVFFGRDFVSVTATPGLSWTDLEPLVVETLLDHFVSGAPLFTPGSAAGIHIADDVGMDDDPADADIIEQIKELIETRVRPAVAQDGGDIVYRGYKDGRLYLAMQGACAGCPSSAITLKRGIEGLIKHYVPEVESVEAV
- the tsaB gene encoding tRNA (adenosine(37)-N6)-threonylcarbamoyltransferase complex dimerization subunit type 1 TsaB, whose protein sequence is MTTIRPMLLAFDTSTAACTAALFGDDGECLDHRDEVIGRGHAERLVPMLEGLLNGRRPTSIVVGVGPGSFTGIRVAVAAAHGLAIGWGADVAGMSSLALLAASARSKEAVASAMLGGHGELFVQQFGADLSPVTELLNLPPEAAARSVDAALVVGPAASILIDARGWGEALDILPSARDALRLPPGLRAVEPAPIYARAPDAKVKSAA
- a CDS encoding cytochrome b/b6 domain-containing protein, whose protein sequence is MTEKQRVWDVPIRLFHWLLAGLIAFSWWSAENHHGDWHLWSGFGILTLLLFRILWGFFGSSTARFASFVRGPASVFAYLRGEWRGIGHSPLGALSVVAMLLAVAVQVGLGLVSQDEDGLVAGPLADLVGLDLSEQATDLHESFFYVLLGLIVLHLAALAYYRLVRRKDLISPMITGRAGAQGFEGMRPGKWWAALLCLAAAIAITRWIVGGAPPFGG
- a CDS encoding GNAT family N-acetyltransferase, producing the protein MSCNLVAVDAKRLDDVMTVMASAFDPNFGEAWTRSQCAGILPMAGVRLILAEHDRTGDPLGFSLYRTVVGDAELLLLGVAGAAQRQGIGRRLLDHFIEDAKQNGANRVHLEVRDGNPAIRLYEQSGFSAVGRRHKYYRGLDGMQYDALTFSLAD
- a CDS encoding acyl-CoA dehydrogenase family protein produces the protein MDSNAHQFELTEDQLQIQEMARKFTADAISPFAAEWDEKHTFPRDTIREAAELGFGAIYVSEESGGIGLGRLEAALIMEAMAYGCPSTSAFISIHNMASWMIDRFGSAEVKQKYLPSMITMERIGSYCLTEPSSGSDAAALKTKAVLDGDHYVVSGSKAFISGGGENEIYVTMVRTGEEGPKGITALVIEKDMKGVSFGAQEKKLGWHSQPTAQVNFDEVRVPVANRVGGEGEGFRIAMMGLDGGRLNIGACSLGGAQRCLDEAIAYTKDRKQFGTAIADFQATQFTLADMETELQAARYLLYVAAAKVTANAPDKTRFAAMAKRLATDTGSSVVDRALQLHGGYGYLMDYPIERFWRDLRVHSILEGTNQIMRVIVSRDLLRQ
- a CDS encoding c-type cytochrome; this encodes MRIQMLAGLAAFALLASCKGQETADQPDNQLLMSAEARAEQASPLGKPVDSARAKTLMLERHEGMEKIGKATKALRTQLGGSSPDLAAVKASAATIDALAPKVGGWYPPGTGPDVGKTRGKAEIWQKPADFAAKARAFEGAARTLNAAAQKGDIAASKAAFGNLGKTCSACHDPYRAKGHD
- the mmsB gene encoding 3-hydroxyisobutyrate dehydrogenase, with protein sequence MKMAKIAFIGLGNMGGGMAANLAKAGHDVQAFDLSQDALTRAVERGCKQASSADAACEGAEAVVTMLPAGKHVAQVYRDQVFGKAPTSALLIDCSTIDIATAREVEEQASAQGYTMVDAPVSGGIAAAEGGTLTFMVGGSEEGFRRAREILEKMGKAVIHAGGPGAGQAAKICNNMLLGASMAATCETFVLAQKLGLDPQTFFDISSKASGQCWSMTSYCPVPGVGPETPADRDYEGGFAAALMLKDLKLAMEAAQQSGAYTPMGGEAEELYQRFVERGGGSKDFSALIKMIDDSWKVTDHQ
- a CDS encoding CoA-acylating methylmalonate-semialdehyde dehydrogenase gives rise to the protein MRDIDHFIGGESYSSGDRTGDVFDPNQGSVQARVRLGTAQDLQRAIDAAKAAQPAWAATNPQRRARVMFNYKELIEANMDELAELLASEHGKVVADARGDVQRGLEVIEFACGIPQALKGEYTQGAGPGIDVYSLRQPLGICAGITPFNFPAMIPMWMFGMAIACGNAFILKPSERDPSVPVRLAELMKEAGLPDGILNVVHGDKAMVDAILDHEDVKAISFVGSSDIAQYIYARGTANGKRVQAFGGAKNHGIVMPDADLDQVVADLTGAAFGSAGERCMALPVVVPVGDETADRLREKLIPAIEALRVGVSTDPDAHYGPVVSKAHKERIESYIQMGIDEGAELVVDGRGFRLQGNEEGFFIGPTFFDHVKPTSKSYQDEIFGPVLQMVRARDFDEAVRLPSEHDFGNGVAIFTRNGHAAREFVSRVNVGMVGVNVPIPVPVSYHSFGGWKRSGFGDINQYGMEGVRFWTKTKVVTQRWPDGFVEAGNKDAFIIPTMG
- a CDS encoding MucR family transcriptional regulator, whose amino-acid sequence is MADTEPMEDMLLELTADIVAAHVSNNSVAVNDLPNLIQNVHQALNTISGRQNAPEEKQEPKVSVRASIKPDYIVCLEDGKKQKMLKRHLMTNHGMTPDEYRRKWGLPADYPMVAPNYAEQRRTLAKSIGLGTKRRRTRGAAKSK